A single Ketogulonicigenium vulgare WSH-001 DNA region contains:
- a CDS encoding malate synthase G yields the protein MMQSYVTRAEISVADQLAQFIEDDVLPGTGVTPEGFWAGLSVLVNDYGAENAALLEARAHLQSQIDDWHIAYRGKPHDADAYQDFLREIGYIVPEGPDFTIETPQTDPEFATLAGPQLVVPITNARFALNAVNARWGSLYDALYGTDALGDLPPAGGVDAARAAKVIGWVRSHLDKVLPLAGGSWHQAGALAVTDGAFGAGGLPLRDPAQFTGYSGGTFLFNSNGLGIEIQVNPEDQNAMDDPSAIADVRVEAALTAIMDCEDSVATVDAADKVLAYRNWLGLMRGDLSETFEKGGRKITRRISADRILNAPDGQPLTVRQRSLMLVRNVGHLTTNPFVRDKNGADAFEGLVDAAVTVLIAKHDLARGTAQNSVTGSVYVVKPKMHGPAEVAFATRVFDYVEDMLALPRETVKLGIMDEERRTSVNLKECIRAAKRRVAFINTGFLDRTGDEIHTSMEAGPMLPKGEMKSQPWIQSYEMRNVDIGLACGLRGRAQIGKGMWAMPDRMGEMLAQKIGHPQAGANCAWVPSPTAAVLHALHYHLVDVAARQAEIAAGGPRGTLTDLLTIPTAVGRNFTPTDIARELDNNAQGILGYVVRWIDQGIGCSKVPDIHDVGLMEDRATCRISAQALANWLHHGVLTQDQVMEAFRRMAAVVDRQNAGDADYVPMAPDFGGLAFQAACDLVFLGRELPAGYTEPVLHRRRLQRKTQL from the coding sequence ATGATGCAAAGCTATGTGACACGCGCCGAGATCTCGGTCGCAGATCAATTGGCGCAGTTTATCGAGGACGATGTCCTGCCCGGCACGGGTGTGACGCCCGAGGGGTTCTGGGCGGGCCTGTCGGTGCTGGTGAATGACTATGGTGCCGAGAATGCCGCCCTGTTGGAGGCGCGGGCGCATCTGCAAAGCCAGATCGACGATTGGCACATCGCTTATCGTGGCAAGCCGCATGACGCGGACGCCTATCAGGATTTCCTGCGCGAGATTGGTTATATCGTGCCCGAGGGGCCGGATTTCACCATTGAAACGCCGCAGACTGACCCGGAATTCGCAACGCTGGCGGGGCCGCAATTGGTGGTGCCGATCACCAATGCGCGCTTTGCGCTGAACGCTGTGAATGCGCGCTGGGGCTCGCTTTATGATGCGCTGTACGGCACCGATGCTTTGGGTGATCTGCCGCCCGCAGGCGGTGTTGATGCGGCGCGCGCGGCCAAGGTTATCGGTTGGGTGCGCAGCCATTTGGATAAGGTGCTGCCGCTGGCGGGCGGTAGCTGGCATCAGGCGGGTGCCTTGGCTGTGACGGATGGCGCCTTTGGCGCGGGCGGTCTGCCACTGCGCGATCCTGCGCAGTTCACTGGCTATTCCGGCGGCACTTTCTTGTTCAATTCCAACGGCCTTGGCATCGAAATTCAGGTAAACCCTGAAGATCAGAACGCCATGGATGACCCCTCTGCCATCGCCGATGTGCGGGTCGAGGCGGCGCTGACGGCTATCATGGACTGCGAGGATTCCGTCGCCACCGTCGATGCCGCCGACAAAGTGCTGGCCTATCGCAACTGGCTGGGTCTGATGCGCGGCGATCTGTCCGAGACCTTCGAAAAGGGCGGGCGCAAGATCACCCGTCGCATCAGTGCCGATCGCATTTTAAACGCGCCCGATGGTCAGCCCCTGACGGTGCGCCAGCGCAGCCTGATGCTTGTGCGCAATGTCGGACATCTGACGACGAACCCGTTTGTGCGCGACAAGAATGGCGCCGATGCGTTCGAGGGGCTGGTCGATGCCGCCGTCACCGTGTTGATTGCGAAGCACGATCTGGCCCGCGGCACTGCGCAAAATTCGGTCACCGGCTCGGTCTATGTGGTGAAGCCGAAAATGCACGGGCCGGCCGAGGTCGCCTTTGCCACCCGCGTCTTTGATTATGTCGAGGATATGCTGGCCCTGCCGCGCGAGACGGTGAAACTGGGGATCATGGACGAGGAGCGTCGCACCTCGGTTAATCTCAAGGAATGTATACGCGCCGCCAAACGCCGCGTTGCCTTCATCAATACCGGCTTTCTGGATCGCACCGGCGACGAGATTCATACCTCGATGGAGGCGGGCCCGATGCTGCCCAAGGGCGAGATGAAATCGCAGCCCTGGATTCAATCCTATGAGATGCGCAACGTCGATATCGGCCTGGCCTGCGGGCTGCGCGGCCGCGCGCAGATCGGCAAGGGCATGTGGGCGATGCCCGATCGCATGGGCGAGATGCTGGCGCAAAAGATCGGCCATCCGCAGGCGGGCGCGAATTGCGCCTGGGTGCCGTCGCCCACTGCGGCGGTCTTGCACGCGCTGCATTATCATCTGGTCGATGTCGCCGCCCGTCAGGCGGAAATCGCCGCAGGCGGCCCGCGCGGCACGCTGACGGATCTGCTGACCATCCCGACCGCCGTGGGGCGCAATTTCACGCCCACAGATATCGCGCGCGAGTTGGACAATAACGCGCAGGGCATTCTGGGCTATGTGGTGCGCTGGATCGATCAGGGGATTGGCTGCTCGAAAGTGCCTGATATCCATGATGTTGGTTTGATGGAGGATCGCGCCACTTGCCGCATCTCGGCGCAGGCTTTGGCGAATTGGCTGCATCACGGCGTCCTCACGCAGGATCAGGTGATGGAGGCCTTTCGCCGCATGGCCGCTGTGGTTGATCGCCAGAATGCGGGTGATGCGGATTACGTGCCAATGGCGCCTGATTTTGGCGGCCTCGCGTTCCAAGCTGCCTGCGATCTGGTCTTTTTGGGGCGCGAACTGCCTGCAGGTTATACCGAACCCGTGCTGCACCGCCGCCGTTTGCAGCGAAAAACCCAGTTGTGA